One stretch of Tistrella mobilis DNA includes these proteins:
- a CDS encoding alpha/beta hydrolase family protein, whose product MASWALILVPGYHRKPRNTLREVLVANLAMSETMPMTMTASDTDKATLAVTPSDTTGLPQTLDVYEASWSDLIPTPAEDQPIGRLFRGLSLLIYWLGYPRMWCAVFRYSFYIAVGYLASAAMLVLWLVSLITIVAQAVGGDISPTAATGNGSGAMVWVGQHVQAAAAWLVAQLPQSWAATLTILIPLLPVMAVADLAAFTRAYLRDAAADGITGLRARLRMRVQSSLARALATGSYDRVIIVGHSFGSLIVTDLIAGWYRAADLEKISVVTIGSPGAVFAFRSRWLTDEIAAAVERRPGHGWSDIHADRDLLSAGLVPVDSPAIEAGDVTRFVVDLPGGLMDRIDGTIHFTYFRDEQVLRTILGQGAAPGAPALPHTVGKPALPAPAV is encoded by the coding sequence ATGGCGAGCTGGGCGCTGATCCTGGTTCCGGGTTATCACCGAAAGCCCAGGAACACCCTGCGCGAGGTGCTGGTCGCCAACCTCGCGATGTCGGAAACCATGCCGATGACCATGACCGCATCGGATACCGACAAGGCGACCCTGGCGGTGACCCCATCCGATACCACCGGCCTGCCCCAGACGCTCGACGTCTACGAGGCGTCCTGGTCGGACCTGATCCCCACACCGGCCGAAGACCAGCCGATCGGTCGCCTCTTCCGCGGGCTGTCCCTGCTGATCTACTGGCTGGGCTATCCGCGGATGTGGTGTGCGGTCTTCCGCTATTCCTTCTACATTGCGGTCGGTTATCTCGCATCGGCAGCCATGCTGGTGCTCTGGCTGGTTTCGCTGATCACCATCGTCGCCCAGGCGGTCGGGGGCGATATATCCCCCACCGCGGCCACGGGCAACGGCTCCGGCGCCATGGTCTGGGTGGGGCAGCATGTGCAGGCCGCCGCCGCCTGGCTGGTGGCGCAGCTGCCGCAGAGCTGGGCCGCGACCCTCACCATCCTCATTCCCCTGCTGCCGGTGATGGCCGTCGCCGATCTCGCCGCCTTCACCCGCGCCTATCTGCGCGATGCCGCAGCAGATGGCATCACCGGCCTGCGTGCCCGGTTGCGCATGCGCGTGCAGTCCAGCCTCGCCAGGGCGCTCGCCACCGGCAGCTATGACAGGGTGATCATCGTCGGCCATTCCTTCGGCTCACTGATCGTCACCGATCTGATCGCCGGGTGGTATCGCGCGGCGGATCTCGAAAAGATCTCGGTCGTCACCATCGGATCGCCCGGCGCCGTCTTCGCCTTCCGCTCCCGCTGGCTGACGGATGAAATCGCCGCGGCGGTCGAACGCCGCCCGGGCCATGGCTGGAGCGACATCCATGCAGACCGCGACCTGCTCTCGGCCGGTCTGGTGCCGGTCGACAGCCCCGCCATAGAAGCGGGAGATGTCACCCGCTTCGTCGTCGACCTGCCCGGGGGCCTGATGGACCGGATCGACGGCACCATCCACTTCACCTATTTCCGCGACGAACAGGTGCTGCGCACCATCCTCGGCCAGGGTGCCGCACCAGGGGCCCCTGCCCTGCCGCATACCGTAGGAAAGCCCGCCTTGCCGGCGCCGGCGGTGTAG
- a CDS encoding TRAP transporter small permease: MVSDQGARRRPLPERAARLWALAGGVVLVAVMAVTGTSIVLDLAIRRPITGDFELTQLGCAIAVFAFLPFAQLMRAHVSVDLFIQALRPGVQRGLDRVVDVLMAGFALLLLWRMSLGFLGYYATDYPEVTPILQIPVWWAFPPILVSLALWAAVAGWMAAGGRPAAGIENEAAMPGGAGGH, encoded by the coding sequence ATGGTGAGCGATCAGGGCGCGCGCAGGCGTCCGCTGCCGGAACGGGCGGCGCGCCTCTGGGCGCTGGCGGGGGGCGTGGTTCTGGTGGCGGTGATGGCGGTGACGGGGACGAGCATCGTGCTCGACCTCGCCATCCGTCGGCCGATCACCGGTGATTTCGAACTGACCCAGCTGGGCTGCGCGATCGCCGTCTTCGCCTTCCTGCCCTTCGCCCAGCTGATGCGCGCCCATGTCTCGGTGGACCTGTTCATTCAGGCCCTGCGACCCGGGGTGCAGCGCGGGCTCGACCGGGTGGTGGATGTCCTGATGGCCGGCTTCGCCCTGCTGCTGCTCTGGCGGATGAGCCTGGGCTTTCTTGGCTATTACGCCACCGACTATCCGGAAGTGACGCCGATCCTGCAGATCCCGGTCTGGTGGGCCTTCCCGCCGATCCTGGTGTCGCTCGCCCTCTGGGCCGCGGTGGCGGGCTGGATGGCGGCAGGCGGGCGGCCGGCGGCGGGCATCGAGAACGAGGCCGCCATGCCTGGCGGTGCGGGAGGACATTGA
- a CDS encoding TRAP transporter substrate-binding protein → MRIFVRLAVAATAMLVSASAMAADQVKLTVHHFLNQMAPAQTRLIEPWAKRVEEESGGRISVEIYPSMSLGGKPNQLFQQAEDGIADIVWTVAGYTPGRFPKLEVFELPFVHLNDPVATNLAIRDMLASDFADEFKTVKPLLVHVHAGQTLNMVDAPVRSPADVQGRKIRIPGRVGGWVVEALGGSPIGMPVPDVPAAISKRVIDGVMVPFEVVPSLKLDQLTRGPGEGANGERFGTAVFIFAMNKAKYDGLPEDLKAVIDRNSGADFAREIGKAWLEAEEVGRKAYTDRGIDIAKLTPDELAAFRTALAPVETRWIEDAATKGIDGTALVARARERVAAHAE, encoded by the coding sequence ATGCGCATCTTCGTGCGGTTGGCTGTGGCGGCCACGGCGATGCTGGTCTCGGCATCGGCGATGGCGGCAGACCAGGTGAAACTGACCGTTCACCATTTCCTGAACCAGATGGCCCCGGCCCAGACCCGGCTGATCGAGCCCTGGGCAAAGCGGGTGGAAGAGGAGTCCGGCGGCCGCATCTCGGTTGAGATCTATCCGTCGATGTCGCTGGGCGGCAAGCCCAACCAGCTGTTCCAGCAGGCCGAGGACGGTATTGCCGACATCGTCTGGACGGTGGCCGGCTACACCCCCGGCCGCTTCCCGAAGCTTGAAGTCTTCGAACTGCCCTTCGTGCATCTGAATGATCCGGTCGCCACCAATCTGGCGATCCGCGACATGCTGGCGAGCGACTTCGCCGACGAGTTCAAGACCGTCAAACCGTTGCTGGTCCATGTTCATGCCGGCCAGACGCTGAACATGGTCGATGCCCCGGTGCGCAGCCCCGCCGATGTTCAGGGCAGGAAGATCCGCATTCCCGGCCGGGTCGGCGGCTGGGTGGTGGAAGCGCTGGGCGGCTCGCCGATCGGCATGCCGGTGCCGGACGTGCCGGCGGCGATTTCCAAGCGGGTCATCGACGGGGTGATGGTGCCGTTCGAGGTGGTGCCGTCGCTGAAGCTCGACCAGCTGACCCGCGGCCCCGGCGAGGGCGCCAATGGCGAGCGCTTCGGTACGGCGGTGTTCATCTTCGCCATGAACAAGGCGAAGTATGACGGCCTGCCCGAGGATCTGAAGGCTGTGATCGACCGCAATTCCGGCGCGGATTTCGCCCGGGAGATCGGCAAGGCCTGGCTGGAGGCGGAAGAGGTCGGTCGCAAGGCCTATACCGATCGCGGCATCGATATCGCGAAGCTGACGCCCGACGAACTGGCGGCCTTCCGCACGGCCCTTGCACCGGTCGAAACCCGCTGGATCGAGGATGCGGCCACGAAGGGCATCGACGGTACGGCCCTGGTTGCCCGGGCGCGCGAGCGCGTCGCGGCCCATGCCGAGTGA